Proteins encoded by one window of Agelaius phoeniceus isolate bAgePho1 chromosome 3, bAgePho1.hap1, whole genome shotgun sequence:
- the GJA1 gene encoding gap junction alpha-1 protein → MGDWSALGKLLDKVQAYSTAGGKVWLSVLFIFRILLLGTAVESAWGDEQSAFRCNTQQPGCENVCYDKSFPISHVRFWVLQIIFVSVPTLLYLAHVFYVMRKEEKLNKREEELKVVANDGVNVDMHLKQIEIKKFKYGIEEHGKVKMRGGLLRTYIISILFKSVFEVAFLLIQWYIYGFSLNAIYTCERDPCPHRVDCFLSRPTEKTIFILFMLVVSLVSLALNIIELFYVFFKGVKDRVKGKTDPYSHSGAMSPSKDCGSPKYAYYNGCSSPTAPLSPMSPPGYKLVTGDRNNSSCRNYNKQASEQNWANYSAEQNRMGQAGSTISNSHAQPFDFSDDHQNTKKLASGHELQPLTIVDQRPPSRASSRASSRPRPDDLEI, encoded by the coding sequence ATGGGTGATTGGAGTGCCTTGGGAAAACTTCTTGACAAAGTTCAAGCCTATTCTACTGCAGGAGGGAAAGTGTGGCTGTCTGTCCTCTTCATTTTCCGAATCTTGCTATTGGGAACAGCAGTTGAATCTGCTTGGGGAGATGAACAGTCTGCATTCCGGTGTAACACTCAGCAGCCTGGTTGCGAGAACGTCTGCTATGACAAGTCCTTTCCCATCTCCCATGTACGCTTTTGGGTTCTGCAGATCATATTTGTGTCTGTGCCTACCCTTTTGTACCTGGCACACGTGTTCTATGTAATGAGGAAAGAAGAGAAGCTGAACAAAAGAGAAGAAGAGCTAAAAGTAGTGGCAAATGATGGTGTGAATGTGGATATGCATCTCAAGCAAATAGAAATTAAGAAATTCAAGTATGGGATCGAAGAGCATGGCAAAGTGAAGATGCGTGGGGGACTGCTCCGTACTTATATCATCAGCATCCTGTTTAAATCTGTCTTCGAGGTGGCTTTCTTGCTGATTCAGTGGTACATTTATGGGTTTAGCCTGAATGCCATCTACACCTGCGAGCGAGATCCATGCCCACACAGAGTGGACTGTTTCCTCTCCCGTCCAACTGAGAAAACCATCTTCATCCTCTTCATGCTGGTGGTGTCCTTGGTGTCTCTTGCCTTGAACATCATTGAGCTTTTTTACGTGTTCTTCAAGGGTGTCAAGGATCGTGTGAAAGGGAAAACCGACCCCTACTCCCACAGCGGTGCCATGAGCCCTTCCAAGGACTGCGGCTCCCCCAAATACGCTTATTACAATGGCTGCTCATCACCGACTGCCCCCTTGTCTCCTATGTCTCCCCCGGGGTACAAGCTTGTTACTGGAGACAGGAACAACTCCTCCTGTCGTAACTACAATAAGCAAGCCAGCGAGCAAAACTGGGCCAACTACAGCGCGGAGCAGAACAGAATGGGGCAGGCTGGCAGCACCATCTCCAACTCGCACGCCCAGCCCTTCGACTTCTCCGATGACCACCAGAACACGAAAAAACTGGCGTCAGGACATGAGCTGCAGCCCCTTACCATTGTGGACCAGAggcctcccagcagagccagcagccgAGCCAGCAGCAGGCCTCGACCTGACGACCTGGAGATCTAA